A stretch of DNA from Carya illinoinensis cultivar Pawnee chromosome 12, C.illinoinensisPawnee_v1, whole genome shotgun sequence:
AACAACCATGAAACTGATCATCGTAATCAAAAGTACACGCACTTGGCCACACTCCCAACGCTTGGTGACCGTGCCTTGAAACTCCTGATGCCCAAGAACCAGGTTCAGATACGTAGGCACAAAAGTTGCACCTGGATCCATCACGTTGATGCTGTGTCTGCAGTTGCTTTGTCGAAAGATGAGTCGTTCCTCTACTCCGTTTCTTGGGATCGGACGCTCAAAATCTGGCGAACAAAGGACTTCAAATGCTTAGAATCCCTGACAAACGCACATGATGATGCGATTAACGCGTTGGCATTATCAAACGATGGATATGTCTATACAGGTTCGGCTGACAGGAAAATCAAGGTGTGGAAGAAAAACTCAGGAGATCAGAACAAATATTCTCTTGTTGCTACACAGGAGCAACATAATTCGGGGATTAATGCATTGGCTCTGAGCAGTGATGGATCTGTGTTGTACTCGGGTGCATCCGACAGATGCATACTGGTATGGGAGAAGGGTGGTGGCAGCGGCGGCATGGAGGTTGTGGGCGCGCTTACAGGCCACAAAAACTCCATATTGTGCTTGGCTGTTGTGTCTGATCTGGTTTGCAGTGGCTCAGCAGATAGAACTGTAAGGATTTGGAGGCGATTGAGTAGAAATTACAATTGTTTGGCAGTCTTGGACGGGCACAGTGGCCCTGTCAAGTGCTTGACTGCAGCAATTGATCATCACTGCAACGCATCTGAGAAAGCTTACCTCGTTTACAGCGGTGGTTTGGACTGTGACATTAAGGTTTGGCAGATTTTAGTTCCTAGCTAGTGATTCCTTGGAGGACAATGTTAGAATTTAGAAAACTCAACACGCTATGATTCCAGTTTTACACTGGGCAGCAGCTTCTTGTATTAGCAAATATAGCAGCAACATGTTGTTTCAGCTTGTCCTTAAAGATCGACAGCATGGTAGATGCTTCGTTAATTGTCTTTACAAGaaagctgagagagagagagcgagagagagagagagagattacctAAATATATGTGCAGAAAGCATTTCATACCTTTCCTTATTTTTGTACGGGTGTTGATAAGCCAGATGAGCTCTTTGTTGTGTTCAAAGCTTTAATAGATTGATAAGGTCTAAATTAGTGAAGCTCGCATGACTCCATATAGATAACCTTTCTAACATTATCCACTCTGAAGTTGCATTACCTAATATATCTATAGTCAATGCAGGGTATCATATTATAGcccataatttaaatataaatgatattttggGCGAAGGAGCGCAACTATCTCTGACACGGCATGATGTAATTAATCGCAGACCAGACAAATTAACCAGAAAAAAGgtttaaaacaaaacagaacTACATATATACTTTCATTATCTCTGTTTATATATAgaccaataaaagaaagagcATTAAAGGCTCTGTTTGAACAATGAAAGAGCATTGCAATGCTTCCTTTAATTTAAACAACAAATTaaccctttatttattttttattttttgaaatataactTTTATTAAGAAGCTCCTTACAAAATTTCCCCATGTATCCTAAAGCAATTTTTGCTAATACAGGAGCTACTTTATTTGCAATCCTTGAAACATGCTGAACCGACCATTTCTCAAACtttgagtcttttttttttttatttcatctatgATCATCCCTGCACTGCTTCATTGCACCTCAGTACTTGTAATGGCATATTAACCCATTTTAAAGCATTACCCTCTAGTATGACTTGTTTTAGGTTGCGTTAGGTTAGTGAGGTGAtttcagatattttataaataatagtaaaaaagtaatgataaaatattaaatagtagtctaaaataataaaaaatagataaaaaaataatgataaaataatgaataatagtgGAGTATTCTCAAAAGACTCCACCACCCAAACTAACCCTTAATCATAGCTCTATGGAAAGAATTGAGGCTTGGAGTGCATGATG
This window harbors:
- the LOC122288975 gene encoding protein JINGUBANG-like, giving the protein MGVMACPPSFHSKNGSQSESANPHESESNFLLSLPRLKLVPSLTLQPPQQQPSLSISNSNTHHRFLTTLKGHNSPISSLTLAGKLLFTGSSDGEIRSWKRNPFQSESDPGSSTILNNLVAAGEGAVKSLVVQADKIFSAHQDHKIRVWRINNNHETDHRNQKYTHLATLPTLGDRALKLLMPKNQVQIRRHKSCTWIHHVDAVSAVALSKDESFLYSVSWDRTLKIWRTKDFKCLESLTNAHDDAINALALSNDGYVYTGSADRKIKVWKKNSGDQNKYSLVATQEQHNSGINALALSSDGSVLYSGASDRCILVWEKGGGSGGMEVVGALTGHKNSILCLAVVSDLVCSGSADRTVRIWRRLSRNYNCLAVLDGHSGPVKCLTAAIDHHCNASEKAYLVYSGGLDCDIKVWQILVPS